CTAGGGTATAGACATATCGATGGTGCCAGCGCTTAtggaaacgaaaaagaaatcgGAGAGGCTATTAAAGAAAGTGGCATTCCTAGGCATGAGATATTTGTAACCTCCAAGCTGTATGTGCCAGGTTATCTTGTGTTCTGATACTACCAAAATCTCCCTCGCTTAACATGGAATATTAGCGCACAAACATGGCATGAGCCTGCCGATGTACAGAAAGCTCTCGAACTATCTTTGAGCGACCTGCAGTTAGATTATGGTAATCCAAATGTTTTCAGCAATAAAGAGGTTATATATGGCTAACATCGGGCGTGGCAGTCGATTTATACTTGATGCATTGTATGTTACACGCTGTAGTCTTTCAAGCAACACTGCAGTACAGTGGCTGAGTGCTGATACCACCAAGTCCCTCATGCTTACAAGGCGGGGgaacaaaacaaaacgatTAGACACCCGAGCGGTAATGGAAAGGTGAGGCATCACACATGTCTAAATGCTACAGGCAATGATCTTACGCTAGTTAGCCCGTGATAGATTACAGCCTCTCCAAACGATATCCAGAAACTTGGCAGGCCATGGAACGACTGGTCgacctcggcctcgtccGTTCAATTGGTTTGTTCATATAGGCCCGTCTGCGAATGTTTGATGATACTAATTACCACGACAGGTCTCTCGAATTTTAATGTTCTCAAGACGAAACGAATCCTCGACATTGCAAATATCATCCCCGCTGTAAATCAGGTTGAAATTCACCCGTAGGCAACTtcaatttccttttttatatttttcttcaaATGCTGTTGCTAATCTCCGGTTGTCGATAGGTACCTACCGCAGCAAGAGCTATTCGAATTCTCATCCAAGCATGGCATTCTTCTCATGGCCCACCAACCACTTGGTGGTCGTCCGGTCGAAGTTGTTCGGGGTTCTAACGAACCATTCCCAACTGCAGATTTGAAGGCACGTATCCGTGAGAGACATAGATCTATGGAGGAAAAGCTTCTGACAGCCATCATAGGTCAACGAAATTGCAGCTAGGTACAAAATATCTTCGGCACaggtacatacatgcccATCGTATGTTGCACTGAATACTGAACTGATTGCCTGATAAATATTTAGGTCTGCTTATCCTGGGCGGTACAAAAGGGAATTCCAGTGGTGCCGAAATCAGTGCAGGTTAGTCACATGGAGCAAAACCTCCATCTAAAAAGGCTTTCGGATGACGACTTCCGTACTGTAGATCGGCTGTCATCTCAGCGCGGCCCTGTGCGATTTCTGGACCCAAGCAGACATCTGGGTTTCAATatctttgatgaagataaTGACCAACCAGTTGCTGACAGCGCGCCATGGGATATATGAGTATATCAGTGGAAACTTGAC
This genomic stretch from Trichoderma breve strain T069 chromosome 1, whole genome shotgun sequence harbors:
- a CDS encoding aldo/keto reductase family domain-containing protein, producing the protein MDLPQVFSLSNGHNVPAIGLGTFQGDEGNSKVKDAVKMALQLGYRHIDGASAYGNEKEIGEAIKESGIPRHEIFVTSKLAQTWHEPADVQKALELSLSDLQLDYVDLYLMHFPHAYKAGEQNKTIRHPSGNGKPVIDYSLSKRYPETWQAMERLVDLGLVRSIGLSNFNVLKTKRILDIANIIPAVNQVEIHPYLPQQELFEFSSKHGILLMAHQPLGGRPVEVVRGSNEPFPTADLKARIPRYKISSAQVCLSWAVQKGIPVVPKSVQVSHMEQNLHLKRLSDDDFRTVDRLSSQRGPVRFLDPSRHLGFNIFDEDNDQPVADSAPWDI